The sequence below is a genomic window from Brachyhypopomus gauderio isolate BG-103 chromosome 5, BGAUD_0.2, whole genome shotgun sequence.
TACATTCTTACATTgaaaaaataaagtaaaaacaaaaaaacaagggGAGGTGTATGGAAAAATAGCTGAGATGTTAATATGTCAAAatacaattaaaatataaaacgcTCTATCAAATGCAGTGAAACCGAGGATAGCACGTGGCATCCCGTGACAATCACTTTTgcatctgatgtgtgtgtgtgtgtgtgtgtgtgtgtgtgtgtgtgtgtgtgtgtgtgtgtgtgtgtgtgtgtgtgtgtgtgtgtgtgtgtgcagtgtagtaAATGCCAAGGACCCATGTCTTGTTTTTTTGTGATTCCTACCTTCTGAGGTCACACGTGCAAACAAACACACTGCATCACTTCTTGTCAGGAACTATTCTCACTTTGTTGTAAAAAAACAAACCGTTCCGTGGCATGACAACGACATAACAAACAACTAAAATAATCGCCATGAGACAATCATTGCATAAGAAAACTAAAAGTATTTTCTATTGCCATCATTAGAGATGTCACACGTCAGCCCAGGGCGGTGCTGTGTGCAGTTGCGCTCCTGCTCCGCGTCTCTGGGCTCGACTAGCTGGGTCTGTTGCTGGCCAGATCAGCTGGCGGTCTATGGGACGGGGGTGTGGCGCATCACAACAAAGGGCTTCACAATCACACAAGCATCTGCACAACTccaaccacccccacctcctttaGTCATTTTCCGCGTATTTGTTGCTGTATTTGCATCCCGACCACCGTCAACATACCAAAAAAGGTCAAATTGTGCGTTTtgctgccacacacacgccaGACGTGCCGCCTTCATTTGTCTGCAGTGGCCGTAATGTGCGCaccgtgagcacacacacacacacacacacacacacacacacacacacacacacacacacacacacacaagtgcggCTGCTCCTCACAACTCACACTCAACTGGCTGGAAACTGCAGCAAAACGCCTTTATTTCTGGAGCTTTATATTTGTATAGTTAAACAGGTTGTTCACTTTCTCCCCCCCGGCAAATAACAAGTGATGCGCACTAATGTTTCACTGATTTACACCATACATGTTGTTACTATTTAAGCAGGGAcattatatagttatatatgcagttatatttagtttattaagggTTTATATGAAAGTGTGGTCACcctaggtggaggtggaggaggtggaggtctgGATGGGGAAACTGTTGCTACTGACTATGGAGGTTTCAGTGGGCGTGACAGTATTTACGATGCGGCTTCCTTCAGCTAAATAACAAAAGTATCTACTTTTAACAATACGTAAGATTGGTAAATGTAATTTACATGGTCCTTTATTATGaacacatgacatacatgttCTTGTTTCCTGTAAGGCTAGTTTCTACAAAGAAACAGCAACAATGTTTGAGCCGTCGGTGTGTTTACAGCGCAGATGTTAAATCCTCTCTAGGGTCATTAATCCTCATGTACATCCACGAATTTTATCCCGATCGGGTTCGGTAGTTATATTTGATCTGCACAATGTCAAAACACTCGCTGCAATCGAaactgacctgtgtgtgtccttAGGTGAGCTTTGAGATGGGATGATTTGCCATAAACTTTTTCACAACCTGAATAGTGGCATTTGTGCTTTTTCTGGGGGGATTCTTGTTCGGTTCGTGCCCTCGATCGTTTGCCTCGTTGTTTGAGTGCAGAGTTGCCGGAGACGGCGTTAGGTGTGGCACAGTTTCCATCATCTCTTCTCTGGGTCGGTGGCATGctctcctcttttatttttgcctGATCGGCAAAATTTGTCGGGGTCTGTTGATTGAAATCCGCCAGAATTCTAGCCACTACAAAAAGAGAAGAGTTGTCCTTCACCAGATCTTTAGTCTCCTCTCCAGCCCTGGGAGCAGATGCAGGTTCGGGTTTGATCTCTCTATTCCCTTTAGGACCGTGGACCACCGCACGACTGGACATTGACACAAGGCACTCTGCTGCAAAGTGTTCCATCTCGTAAAAAGAAAATTGCCCCAATGTTTCTCTATGAGACTCAAACCCAGTGGCACTTGACTGAATCACTTAATCTCCGCCGATGCCTTTGTGTGGTGCTGATGTGGA
It includes:
- the klf13 gene encoding Krueppel-like factor 13, whose product is MEHFAAECLVSMSSRAVVHGPKGNREIKPEPASAPRAGEETKDLVKDNSSLFVVARILADFNQQTPTNFADQAKIKEESMPPTQRRDDGNCATPNAVSGNSALKQRGKRSRARTEQESPQKKHKCHYSGCEKVYGKSSHLKAHLRTHTGERPFPCTWPDCSKKFARSDELARHYRTHTGEKKFGCPLCDKRFMRSDHLMKHARRHSDFQPAMLKRQHGPAGTGPGSGTRPGSLSDYSRSDASSPTLSPANSP